The Haliscomenobacter hydrossis DSM 1100 genome has a window encoding:
- a CDS encoding DUF1501 domain-containing protein, with amino-acid sequence MNIFEEYNSKVNRREFLSGSVLGLGATALSSLLTGNEFLSNDNNLPHFPPKAKRVIYLFQSGAPSQLELFDYKPKLKEMFGQELPASIRGEQRVSGMTANQRSFPLAYGKFTFGQYGQGRIWLSDLLPYHQQIADELCVVKSVHTEAINHDPAVTFIQTGSQQGARPSFGSWISYGLGSENKNLPAFCVLLSRSTSYDQPLYAKLWNNAFLPSEHQGVLFRSGDDPILYLNDPPGVDKVTRRDMLDVLAKLHKQQLETVLDDELNSRISQYEMAYRMQTAVPDTLDVSKEPDWVFDLYGPQARKPGTYAANCLLARKLIENDVRFVQLYHQGWDQHGNLPTDIKKLAKDVDQASAALILDLKQRGLLEDTLVIWGGEFGRGCYSQGKLTPDNYGRDHHPRCYSIWMAGAGVKKGFTYGETDDFGYNIIKDPVHVHDYQATIMHLLGIDHERFTFKFQGRRYRLTDVAGHVVKDLLL; translated from the coding sequence ATGAACATCTTCGAAGAATACAATAGCAAAGTCAATCGCCGCGAATTTTTATCCGGCAGTGTACTGGGTTTGGGCGCTACCGCGCTGAGCAGCCTGCTGACCGGCAATGAGTTTTTGAGCAACGACAACAATTTGCCCCATTTCCCGCCCAAAGCCAAACGGGTCATTTATTTGTTCCAAAGTGGCGCCCCTTCCCAATTGGAGTTGTTTGATTACAAACCCAAATTAAAGGAGATGTTTGGGCAGGAATTGCCCGCTTCCATTCGGGGCGAACAGCGGGTATCCGGCATGACGGCCAATCAGCGCTCTTTTCCGCTGGCTTATGGCAAATTTACTTTTGGTCAATATGGCCAGGGCCGCATTTGGCTCAGCGACCTCTTGCCGTACCACCAACAGATCGCCGATGAGCTGTGTGTCGTCAAATCGGTTCATACCGAAGCCATCAACCACGATCCTGCGGTGACCTTTATCCAAACCGGCAGCCAGCAGGGTGCACGTCCCAGTTTTGGCTCCTGGATCAGCTACGGACTGGGCTCCGAGAATAAAAACCTGCCTGCTTTTTGTGTACTCTTATCGCGTTCCACCAGCTACGACCAACCGCTGTACGCCAAGTTGTGGAACAATGCCTTTTTGCCTTCCGAACACCAGGGCGTCTTGTTCCGCTCCGGCGATGATCCCATTTTGTACCTCAACGACCCACCCGGGGTCGACAAAGTGACCCGCCGGGACATGCTGGATGTATTGGCCAAATTGCACAAACAGCAATTGGAAACCGTGCTCGACGACGAACTCAACAGCCGCATTTCCCAGTACGAAATGGCCTACCGCATGCAAACTGCGGTGCCCGATACTTTGGATGTAAGCAAAGAACCCGATTGGGTTTTCGACCTCTATGGCCCCCAGGCCCGCAAACCGGGAACCTACGCCGCCAACTGCCTCCTGGCGCGCAAACTCATTGAAAACGACGTGCGTTTTGTCCAATTGTACCACCAGGGTTGGGACCAACACGGCAATTTGCCGACCGATATTAAAAAATTGGCCAAAGATGTGGATCAGGCCTCGGCTGCCCTGATTTTGGACCTCAAACAACGTGGACTGCTGGAGGATACCCTCGTGATCTGGGGTGGAGAATTTGGCCGGGGTTGTTATTCCCAAGGCAAATTAACCCCCGACAATTATGGGCGCGACCACCATCCCCGCTGCTACTCCATCTGGATGGCTGGCGCCGGGGTGAAAAAAGGGTTTACCTACGGCGAAACGGATGATTTTGGCTACAACATCATCAAAGACCCGGTGCATGTTCACGATTACCAGGCTACCATCATGCACCTCTTGGGCATCGATCACGAGCGTTTTACTTTCAAGTTTCAGGGCCGACGTTACCGCTTGACCGATGTGGCCGGACATGTGGTCAAAGACCTTTTATTGTAA